One segment of Xanthomonas oryzae pv. oryzae DNA contains the following:
- a CDS encoding DesA family fatty acid desaturase, translating into MLSEPLIDFLTSGVARLGVWGMLAVLLVFTQLTIFAVTLYLHRSQAHRGVDFHPVIAHFFRFWTWFTTSMISREWVAIHRKHHAKVETEEDPHSPQSKGISQVFWRGVELYREARTQRADIEQYGKAAPTDWIERHLYTPHANAGPVALLVINSVLFGLPGIALWAVQMAWIPFWAAGVVNVLGHWWGYRNFESADTSTNLTPWALRIGGEELHTHHHAFPSSARFSMRRWELDIGWVVIRSVQAFGLAKVLRVAPSLDIRPNIAVLDADTLKPLLSHRFQAMTDYQRNVLKPALREEAAATGAKLRELLPRRLRKGLVDDGRWLKPEARAQLQTWVAQRPRMRTLVEYRARLTAVLEARSHDASERLRQLQQWCHEAEASGNAALQAYAARLKGDALSGA; encoded by the coding sequence ATGTTGTCCGAACCGCTCATCGACTTTTTGACGTCAGGCGTTGCAAGGCTGGGTGTGTGGGGCATGCTGGCGGTGCTGCTGGTGTTCACTCAGCTCACCATCTTTGCGGTGACCTTGTACCTGCATCGCAGCCAGGCGCATCGCGGTGTGGATTTCCACCCGGTCATTGCGCATTTTTTCCGCTTCTGGACCTGGTTTACTACCTCGATGATCAGCCGCGAGTGGGTGGCGATCCATCGCAAGCACCACGCCAAGGTCGAGACCGAAGAAGACCCGCACAGCCCGCAGAGCAAAGGCATCTCGCAGGTGTTCTGGCGCGGCGTGGAGTTGTACCGCGAGGCGCGCACGCAGCGCGCCGATATCGAGCAGTACGGTAAGGCCGCGCCGACCGACTGGATCGAGCGGCACCTGTACACGCCGCATGCCAACGCAGGCCCGGTCGCCTTGCTGGTGATCAACTCGGTGTTGTTCGGGTTGCCGGGTATCGCGTTGTGGGCGGTCCAGATGGCGTGGATTCCGTTCTGGGCCGCCGGTGTGGTCAACGTCCTGGGCCACTGGTGGGGCTACCGCAACTTCGAATCGGCCGACACCTCCACCAACCTCACGCCTTGGGCGCTGCGGATCGGTGGCGAAGAATTGCACACCCACCATCATGCCTTCCCGAGTTCGGCACGCTTTTCGATGCGGCGTTGGGAGCTGGATATCGGTTGGGTCGTCATTCGCAGCGTGCAGGCGTTTGGCCTGGCCAAGGTGTTGCGGGTGGCGCCGTCGCTGGATATCCGACCGAATATCGCCGTGCTCGATGCCGATACGCTCAAGCCGCTGTTGTCGCACCGCTTCCAGGCAATGACCGACTATCAGCGCAATGTGCTCAAGCCTGCATTGCGCGAAGAGGCGGCTGCTACCGGCGCCAAGCTGCGCGAGTTGCTGCCGCGCCGCTTGCGCAAGGGTCTGGTCGATGACGGGCGCTGGCTCAAACCGGAGGCACGCGCGCAGTTGCAGACCTGGGTGGCGCAGCGTCCGCGCATGCGCACCCTGGTCGAGTACCGTGCGCGGCTGACGGCTGTGCTGGAAGCGCGCAGCCACGATGCCTCCGAACGGCTCAGGCAGTTGCAGCAGTGGTGCCATGAGGCCGAAGCCAGCGGCAATGCCGCCTTGCAGGCGTATGCAGCGCGGCTCAAAGGGGATGCGCTGAGTGGCGCCTAA
- a CDS encoding TIGR00266 family protein: MAQWYFHTPGQAERIGPLDDASARAHAQRQPDALAWRDGLDGWTPARQLAELQGGSSAPPPLAGTAGRADEIDYRIVGNDMQFVEVELDPGESAIAEAGALMYKDAAVQMDTVFGDGSHAGQSGGGGLMGKLLSAGKRVVTGESMFTTIFTHAGSGKAKVAFAAPYPGTVLALRLSEHGGQLICQKDSFLAGARGVSLGIAFQRKILTGLFGGEGFIMQKLEGDGWVFVHAGGTVVERELGPGECIDVDTGCVVAYHASVDMDVRRVAGLKSMFFGGEGVFLATLTGPGKVWLQSLPFSRMAGRMLQAAPQGGGQQRGEGSVLGGLGRLLDGDNRF, from the coding sequence ATGGCGCAGTGGTATTTCCATACTCCCGGACAGGCCGAGCGTATCGGCCCGCTCGACGACGCCAGCGCCCGCGCGCATGCGCAGCGCCAACCTGACGCGCTGGCCTGGCGCGATGGGCTCGATGGCTGGACCCCGGCCCGTCAGCTGGCCGAACTGCAGGGCGGCAGCAGCGCGCCGCCACCGCTTGCCGGCACGGCCGGGCGCGCAGATGAGATCGACTACCGCATCGTCGGCAACGATATGCAGTTCGTCGAAGTCGAGCTGGACCCGGGCGAAAGCGCCATCGCTGAGGCCGGTGCGCTGATGTACAAGGACGCCGCCGTGCAGATGGACACCGTGTTCGGCGACGGCTCGCATGCCGGCCAGAGCGGTGGCGGCGGGCTGATGGGCAAGCTGCTGTCGGCCGGCAAGCGCGTGGTCACTGGCGAAAGCATGTTCACCACCATATTCACCCACGCCGGCAGCGGCAAGGCCAAGGTCGCGTTCGCCGCGCCCTACCCGGGCACCGTGCTGGCACTGCGTCTGTCCGAGCATGGTGGCCAGCTGATCTGCCAGAAAGACAGCTTTTTGGCCGGCGCACGTGGCGTGTCGCTGGGCATCGCGTTCCAGCGCAAGATCCTCACCGGCCTGTTCGGCGGCGAGGGTTTCATCATGCAGAAGCTCGAAGGCGACGGCTGGGTGTTCGTGCATGCCGGCGGCACGGTTGTCGAACGCGAGCTGGGGCCGGGCGAGTGCATCGACGTGGACACCGGCTGCGTGGTCGCCTATCACGCCAGCGTGGACATGGACGTGCGCCGCGTCGCCGGTCTGAAGAGCATGTTTTTCGGCGGCGAAGGCGTGTTCCTGGCCACCCTCACCGGCCCGGGCAAGGTCTGGCTGCAATCGCTGCCGTTCTCGCGCATGGCCGGCCGCATGCTGCAGGCCGCCCCGCAAGGCGGTGGCCAACAGCGCGGCGAAGGCTCGGTGCTGGGCGGCTTGGGCCGCTTGCTGGATGGCGATAACCGGTTTTGA
- a CDS encoding IS1595-like element ISXo5 family transposase, with product MAMNRVQFQAGLSLPAFLKRYGNAQQCEQALEISRWPQGFVCPRCAATAHSRFQRHGTTYWQCTACYRQTSLRSGTVMDNSKLPLRTWLLGMYLLGQSKTNLSALELMRHLGVSYPTAWPMKHKLMQAMTQREANRKLGGIVQLDDAYLGGERNGGKAGRGSENKRPFVIAVETTEDGRPLRAVMDPVPGFTKAALSEWIGQRLHPGADVYSDGLGAFRALEAEHAHTVIEGSGRSRCEAENARWVNVVLSNLKRSLDGAYHAFKFAKYAQRYLAETMWRFNRRFDLTRLVPSLLAAAAASKPWSERALRDVTMFTAESAC from the coding sequence ATGGCCATGAATCGTGTGCAGTTCCAAGCCGGGCTGTCGTTGCCGGCGTTCCTCAAGCGCTATGGCAACGCGCAGCAGTGCGAGCAGGCGTTGGAGATCTCGCGCTGGCCACAGGGCTTTGTTTGTCCGCGTTGCGCCGCTACCGCGCACAGTCGATTCCAGCGTCACGGCACCACGTACTGGCAGTGCACGGCCTGCTATCGCCAGACCAGCCTGCGCTCGGGCACGGTGATGGACAACAGCAAGCTGCCGCTACGCACCTGGCTGCTTGGCATGTATCTGCTGGGCCAGAGCAAGACGAACCTGTCGGCGCTGGAGTTGATGCGACACCTGGGAGTGAGCTACCCGACAGCGTGGCCAATGAAGCACAAGCTGATGCAGGCCATGACCCAACGCGAGGCGAACCGCAAGTTGGGCGGGATCGTGCAACTGGACGATGCCTACCTGGGCGGAGAACGCAACGGTGGCAAGGCCGGGCGCGGCTCGGAGAACAAGCGCCCTTTCGTGATCGCCGTGGAGACCACTGAAGACGGTCGTCCATTGCGCGCGGTGATGGATCCGGTCCCAGGCTTCACCAAGGCGGCGCTGTCGGAATGGATCGGGCAACGCCTGCATCCTGGAGCAGATGTCTACAGTGATGGACTCGGTGCGTTTCGAGCACTGGAAGCCGAGCACGCGCACACGGTGATCGAAGGCAGCGGTCGAAGTCGCTGCGAGGCAGAGAACGCACGCTGGGTCAACGTGGTGTTGTCCAACCTAAAGCGTTCGCTGGACGGTGCCTATCACGCCTTCAAATTCGCCAAATACGCCCAGCGCTACCTGGCAGAGACGATGTGGCGGTTCAACCGCCGTTTCGATCTGACCCGGCTGGTGCCCAGCTTGCTGGCCGCCGCAGCCGCCAGCAAGCCGTGGTCCGAGCGGGCCCTGCGTGATGTCACCATGTTCACCGCTGAAAGTGCGTGCTAA
- a CDS encoding EF-hand domain-containing protein has translation MRRLLIACLASLPAVAAQAQVQDSQQYLQRMDTDGDGRVSLDEYLAWMSYAFDQRDTNHDGVLQGDELPGRRGKPITRAAHRATLIERFARQDANGDGYLSARELLAPPR, from the coding sequence ATGCGTCGTTTGCTGATTGCATGTCTTGCATCCTTGCCTGCGGTTGCAGCGCAGGCCCAGGTGCAGGACAGCCAGCAGTATCTGCAACGCATGGACACCGATGGCGATGGGCGGGTGAGTCTTGACGAGTATCTGGCCTGGATGAGCTATGCCTTCGACCAGCGCGATACCAATCACGATGGCGTGCTGCAAGGCGATGAACTGCCCGGCCGGCGTGGCAAGCCGATCACCCGCGCGGCGCATCGCGCCACCTTGATCGAGCGCTTCGCGCGGCAGGATGCCAATGGAGATGGCTACCTGAGCGCGCGCGAATTGCTGGCGCCGCCACGTTGA
- the egtB gene encoding ergothioneine biosynthesis protein EgtB, which translates to MSALSPLLVHHQQRQLTLLERYAQTRALSDCLAAPLSAEDAMVQSMPDASPSKWHLAHTTWFFERFVLQTDPAYRVFDPAWDFLFNSYYQSVGPMHARACRGVLSRPALQQVRDYRAVVDAQIQQRLRDGLLDAQACIIVQLGIQHEQQHQELLLTDIKHALWSNPLQTAYRDAAAPPTAVASTLRWHARDEQIVEIGAAAWPQADTFAYDNESPRHRVLVGAHALANRVVTNAEFQEFIDAGGYRSAVAWLSDGWAMVQAQGWQHPLYWDADGREFTLDGWRTRDPHAPVCHLSLFEADAFARWAGARLPTEAEWEQAATGMSVQGNFVDTDALHPRGAEAVDTGIQQLFGDVWEWTGSAYLPYPGFTPWPGSLGEYNGKFMNAQWVLRGGSCASPASHLRASYRNFFPSDARWQFAGVRLAKDLP; encoded by the coding sequence ATGTCTGCACTCTCCCCTCTGCTGGTCCATCACCAGCAACGGCAGTTGACGCTGCTGGAACGTTACGCGCAGACACGCGCGTTGAGCGATTGTCTCGCCGCACCGTTAAGCGCAGAAGACGCGATGGTGCAGAGCATGCCGGACGCGAGCCCCAGCAAATGGCATCTGGCGCACACCACCTGGTTTTTTGAACGCTTCGTGCTGCAGACCGATCCGGCGTACCGCGTGTTCGACCCGGCCTGGGATTTCCTGTTCAACAGTTACTACCAGAGCGTGGGCCCGATGCATGCGCGCGCGTGCCGCGGGGTGCTGTCGCGCCCCGCGTTGCAGCAGGTGCGCGATTACCGTGCTGTGGTGGATGCACAGATACAGCAGCGCCTGCGCGATGGCCTACTCGACGCGCAGGCCTGCATCATCGTGCAGCTCGGTATCCAGCACGAGCAGCAGCACCAGGAGTTGTTGCTCACCGACATCAAACATGCACTGTGGAGCAATCCGTTGCAGACGGCGTATCGTGATGCCGCTGCGCCACCCACGGCCGTCGCCAGCACGTTGCGCTGGCACGCGCGCGACGAACAGATCGTCGAGATCGGGGCCGCAGCCTGGCCACAGGCCGACACCTTCGCCTACGACAACGAATCGCCGCGCCACCGCGTGCTGGTCGGCGCGCATGCGTTGGCGAACCGCGTGGTGACCAACGCGGAGTTCCAGGAATTCATCGATGCCGGCGGTTATCGCAGCGCCGTCGCCTGGCTCAGCGATGGCTGGGCGATGGTGCAGGCGCAAGGTTGGCAACATCCCTTGTACTGGGATGCCGATGGCCGCGAGTTCACGCTGGACGGTTGGCGTACGCGCGATCCGCATGCGCCGGTCTGCCACCTGAGTCTGTTCGAAGCCGATGCGTTCGCACGCTGGGCCGGTGCGCGCCTGCCCACCGAAGCCGAGTGGGAACAGGCCGCGACCGGCATGTCGGTGCAGGGCAATTTCGTCGACACCGATGCGCTGCATCCGCGTGGCGCCGAAGCAGTGGACACCGGCATCCAGCAGCTGTTCGGTGATGTCTGGGAATGGACCGGCAGTGCGTATCTGCCGTATCCAGGCTTTACGCCATGGCCCGGGTCGCTGGGCGAGTACAACGGCAAATTCATGAATGCGCAGTGGGTGCTGCGTGGCGGCAGTTGCGCCAGCCCCGCCAGCCATCTGCGTGCCAGCTACCGCAACTTTTTCCCCTCCGATGCGCGTTGGCAATTTGCCGGCGTGCGCCTTGCCAAGGATCTGCCTTGA
- a CDS encoding patatin-like phospholipase family protein, with product MIAPRCSRSLALLSMLGLLSACGGGPRPAAPAPVVQAPPDAAPEPVKIGVALGGGAAKGFAHIGVIKMLEANGFAPVVVAGTSAGSVVGALYASGMDAFEMQEKAVALDQTSIRDVRLFSGGLVQGQKLQDYVNEQLGGKPIEKLRKPFAAVATRLEDGERTVFVRGNAGQAVRASSSIPGVFEPVTIGKYHFVDGGVVSPVPVDAARQLGAEFVVAVDISSKASGKNPGDLLGTVNQSISIMGQRLGEAELKRADVVIRPKVNDIGSADFNQRAAAILEGERAAMAAMPQIRAKIAQLQAARSSATRTAADQAKAAKQQAYERCLEQRSRWEKLRGKEEDCVAP from the coding sequence ATGATCGCGCCCCGCTGCTCACGCTCGCTTGCCCTGTTGTCCATGCTCGGTCTGCTCAGCGCCTGCGGGGGCGGGCCGCGTCCGGCGGCGCCGGCGCCCGTGGTGCAGGCGCCGCCGGACGCGGCCCCCGAGCCGGTCAAGATCGGTGTCGCGCTCGGTGGCGGTGCGGCCAAGGGCTTTGCGCATATCGGGGTGATCAAGATGCTCGAGGCCAACGGCTTCGCGCCGGTGGTGGTGGCGGGCACCAGTGCCGGCAGCGTCGTGGGTGCGCTGTATGCCAGTGGTATGGACGCATTCGAAATGCAGGAAAAGGCCGTCGCGCTCGACCAGACCAGCATCCGCGATGTGCGGCTGTTTTCCGGTGGTCTGGTGCAAGGCCAGAAGCTGCAGGACTACGTCAACGAGCAGCTCGGCGGCAAGCCGATCGAAAAATTGCGCAAGCCGTTCGCGGCGGTTGCCACGCGGCTGGAAGATGGCGAGCGCACCGTGTTCGTGCGCGGCAACGCTGGTCAGGCGGTGCGGGCGTCCAGCAGCATTCCGGGTGTGTTCGAACCGGTGACCATCGGCAAATACCACTTCGTCGATGGCGGCGTGGTCAGCCCGGTGCCGGTGGATGCAGCGCGCCAATTGGGTGCCGAATTCGTGGTGGCGGTGGATATTTCCAGCAAGGCCAGCGGCAAGAATCCGGGCGACCTGCTGGGCACGGTGAACCAGTCGATCTCGATCATGGGCCAGCGACTGGGCGAGGCAGAACTCAAACGTGCCGACGTGGTCATTCGCCCCAAGGTCAACGATATCGGCTCGGCCGATTTCAACCAGCGTGCTGCGGCAATCCTGGAAGGCGAGCGCGCTGCAATGGCGGCGATGCCGCAGATTCGCGCCAAGATCGCGCAGCTGCAGGCCGCGCGCAGCAGCGCAACACGGACCGCCGCCGATCAGGCCAAAGCGGCCAAGCAGCAAGCGTACGAGCGCTGCCTGGAACAACGCTCGCGTTGGGAAAAATTGCGCGGCAAGGAAGAGGACTGCGTGGCGCCGTGA
- a CDS encoding ATP-binding cassette domain-containing protein has product MFTLDHVSRRYGQAIALDAVSLTFVGGSTTALIGPSGAGKSTVLRMLVGLEWPDSGTVAFDGTPLQRANLQAQRQRIGYVIQEGGLFPHLDARSNATLLARTLGWAAERITARLETLCALCQLPTELLTRYPAELSGGQRQRVGLIRALMLDPPALLLDEPLGALDPIVRYDLQAQMRELFAQLGKTVVLVTHDVAEAAYLADSLVLMRAGRVVQQGSARDLLEQPADAFVQRFLTAQRNIGDAA; this is encoded by the coding sequence ATGTTCACTCTCGATCATGTCAGCCGCCGCTACGGCCAGGCCATCGCGCTCGACGCGGTCTCGCTAACCTTCGTCGGCGGCAGCACAACCGCGCTGATCGGCCCCAGCGGCGCCGGCAAATCCACCGTGTTGCGCATGCTGGTCGGGCTGGAGTGGCCCGATAGCGGCACGGTCGCCTTCGACGGCACGCCATTGCAGCGCGCCAACCTGCAGGCGCAGCGGCAACGTATCGGCTACGTGATCCAGGAGGGCGGGTTGTTTCCGCATCTGGACGCGCGTAGCAACGCGACCTTGCTGGCACGGACGCTGGGTTGGGCGGCTGAGCGCATCACGGCGCGCCTGGAGACGCTATGTGCATTGTGCCAATTGCCAACGGAGTTGCTGACGCGCTACCCGGCCGAACTTTCGGGTGGTCAACGCCAGCGTGTGGGCCTGATTCGTGCCTTGATGCTGGACCCGCCGGCTTTGTTGCTGGACGAACCGCTCGGCGCACTCGATCCCATCGTGCGTTACGACCTGCAGGCGCAGATGCGCGAGCTGTTTGCGCAGCTGGGCAAGACCGTGGTGTTGGTGACACATGACGTCGCCGAAGCCGCGTATCTGGCCGACAGCCTGGTGCTGATGCGCGCTGGCCGCGTCGTGCAGCAGGGCAGTGCGCGCGATCTGCTGGAGCAGCCGGCCGATGCGTTCGTGCAGCGCTTTCTCACCGCGCAGCGCAACATTGGCGATGCCGCATGA
- a CDS encoding aminotransferase class V-fold PLP-dependent enzyme: MSSSFLSSTLPTLFDWTQRHRAFALPAEVTYLDAASRGPLLRAVQQVAHQAVDAMAAPWRLPFDAWLQQIEQLRVLAAALFDGDADALAMVPSAAHGLATVARNLPLDRRDAVLVLEGQFPSNVLIWQRRCAEAGAHLVAVPTDTEDSLTDAVLQTIAETPVLRVASLPHAYWLDGRVLDLDRISAAVHARGAALALDLSQSLGVLPPDLARWQPDFVVSVGHKWLLGPMGLAWLWVAPQWRTDGVPIEEHWIGRDAGSTWEFPIAAAPLYRGGARRFDAGGVADPLRIATATTALQQITAWQPARIAAALGALTTHWDTALQARDLGSWCTPGHAPHLTALRPSAVALDAVATTLTTLGVICTRRHGRLRIAPHLSVTEQALSEVIAALPGG; this comes from the coding sequence ATGTCATCGTCTTTTCTGTCCAGCACGCTTCCCACGCTCTTCGATTGGACCCAGCGCCATCGCGCATTTGCGCTGCCTGCCGAGGTCACTTATCTGGATGCTGCGTCGCGCGGTCCATTGCTGCGCGCCGTGCAGCAGGTGGCGCACCAGGCGGTCGATGCGATGGCCGCGCCGTGGCGCTTGCCATTCGACGCATGGCTGCAGCAGATCGAGCAATTGCGCGTGCTTGCCGCCGCGCTATTCGATGGCGATGCCGATGCCCTGGCGATGGTGCCATCCGCGGCGCATGGCTTGGCCACGGTCGCACGTAATCTGCCACTAGACCGTCGCGACGCGGTGCTGGTGCTGGAAGGACAATTCCCCTCCAATGTGTTGATCTGGCAGCGGCGCTGCGCAGAGGCCGGTGCGCATCTTGTGGCGGTTCCCACAGACACTGAGGACAGCTTGACCGATGCAGTGCTGCAAACCATTGCCGAGACCCCTGTGCTGCGTGTCGCGAGCCTGCCGCATGCGTACTGGCTGGACGGGCGGGTGCTGGATCTGGACCGCATCAGCGCCGCCGTGCACGCACGCGGGGCGGCACTGGCGCTGGATCTGAGCCAAAGCCTGGGCGTGTTGCCGCCCGATCTAGCGCGCTGGCAACCGGATTTCGTGGTCAGCGTCGGGCACAAATGGTTGCTCGGGCCGATGGGATTGGCGTGGCTCTGGGTGGCACCGCAGTGGCGCACAGACGGGGTGCCGATCGAAGAACACTGGATCGGCCGCGATGCCGGCAGTACTTGGGAATTTCCGATTGCCGCCGCGCCGCTGTATCGCGGCGGTGCACGGCGATTCGATGCCGGTGGGGTTGCCGACCCGTTGCGGATCGCGACGGCGACGACGGCGTTGCAGCAGATCACTGCATGGCAGCCGGCGCGCATCGCAGCTGCCTTGGGCGCGTTGACCACGCACTGGGACACGGCCTTGCAGGCGCGTGACCTGGGCAGCTGGTGCACGCCTGGACATGCACCGCATCTCACCGCACTGCGGCCATCGGCAGTTGCATTGGACGCAGTGGCAACAACACTCACCACGCTTGGTGTGATCTGCACCCGCCGGCACGGACGCTTGCGGATTGCGCCGCATTTGAGCGTGACCGAGCAGGCGTTGTCAGAGGTGATTGCTGCGCTTCCGGGTGGATGA
- a CDS encoding ABC transporter ATP-binding protein, whose protein sequence is MTVATENAADLAAAANPAPLIELDQASVVRGQVRVLHALRLRIALGQHTAILGPNGCGKSSFIKLITRELYPLARADGQPAVKVLGQTRWQVDRLRSQLGIVTGDLSVNLADMPGLDVESAVLSGFFASYVVPPHREISDDMRARARQALALARALPLLDRQFAELSAGQTRRVLIARALVNRPQALLLDEPSTGLDLVARQHLLDTMRHLAQQGITLVLVTHHIEEIVPEIARVILLRAGKVVADGGRDALLTDASLSAVFDGPVRVQRDGERYWATIGE, encoded by the coding sequence ATGACTGTTGCGACCGAGAATGCTGCCGATTTGGCTGCTGCTGCGAACCCCGCTCCATTGATCGAACTCGACCAAGCCAGTGTGGTGCGCGGCCAGGTTCGTGTGCTGCATGCGCTGCGTCTGCGCATCGCGCTGGGGCAGCACACGGCGATCCTCGGCCCCAACGGCTGCGGTAAATCGTCCTTCATCAAATTGATCACGCGCGAGCTGTACCCGCTGGCGCGCGCCGATGGCCAGCCGGCGGTGAAAGTGTTGGGACAGACGCGCTGGCAGGTGGATCGCCTGCGCTCGCAGCTGGGCATCGTCACCGGCGATCTGAGCGTCAATCTGGCCGACATGCCGGGGCTGGATGTGGAAAGTGCGGTGCTGTCGGGGTTCTTCGCCAGCTACGTGGTGCCGCCGCATCGCGAGATCAGCGACGACATGCGCGCACGCGCACGCCAAGCGCTTGCCCTGGCGCGTGCATTGCCGCTGTTGGACCGGCAATTTGCCGAGTTGTCGGCCGGCCAAACGCGCCGCGTGCTGATCGCACGTGCGCTGGTCAACCGCCCGCAGGCGCTACTGCTGGACGAGCCGTCCACCGGGCTGGACCTGGTCGCGCGCCAGCACCTGCTCGATACGATGCGGCACCTCGCCCAGCAAGGCATCACGCTGGTGCTGGTGACCCATCACATCGAAGAAATCGTGCCGGAGATCGCGCGGGTGATTCTGCTGCGCGCCGGCAAGGTCGTGGCCGACGGCGGGCGCGACGCGCTGCTCACCGATGCCAGCCTGTCGGCCGTGTTCGACGGCCCGGTGCGGGTACAACGCGATGGCGAGCGTTATTGGGCCACGATTGGCGAGTAA
- a CDS encoding glycine betaine ABC transporter substrate-binding protein encodes MMARALIAAMLLICSLAAHAAQVTIGSKNFTEAVILGDIATAAGKRDGVDVQHRAQLGGTRILWRALQTGQIDAYAEYTGTLAQELLQLPTASQAELRAALDARGLAMTDSLGFQNTYAFGMRRERAQALGIVSLSDFARHPTLKIGLSNEFMQRADGWPGVRAAYALPQTATGLDHDLAYRALQNGAIEVTDLYSTDAEIPYYQLQVLRDDRHYFPDYQAIFLYRKDLAQRSPAMLQALQGLQGHIDEATMQRLNAQVKLERQSEAAVAAHWLGLTPASETDSRVARLLRYTREHLALVGISLGLALLLALPLGVLAARRPRLGQVVLSLTGVLQTLPSLAVFVFMIPLFGIGAKPAIAALFLYSLLPIVRNTHAGLTSIPRELRQTAHAIGLPAWTRLWRVELPLARRTIVAGIQTAAVINVGTATLGALIGAGGYGQPILTGIRLDDLGLILEGALPAAVLALLVQAAFEGLERWATPRGLRISQRQ; translated from the coding sequence ATGATGGCGCGTGCGCTCATCGCTGCGATGTTGCTAATCTGCAGCCTTGCCGCACACGCAGCGCAAGTCACTATCGGCTCGAAGAACTTCACAGAAGCGGTGATCCTGGGCGACATCGCCACCGCCGCCGGCAAGCGCGATGGCGTGGATGTGCAGCACCGCGCCCAACTCGGTGGCACGCGTATCCTGTGGCGCGCGTTGCAGACCGGGCAGATCGACGCGTATGCCGAATACACCGGCACGCTGGCGCAGGAACTGCTGCAACTGCCCACCGCCAGCCAGGCCGAACTGCGTGCAGCACTCGACGCGCGCGGGCTGGCGATGACCGATTCGCTGGGTTTCCAGAACACCTACGCATTCGGTATGCGGCGCGAACGTGCGCAGGCGTTGGGCATCGTCTCGCTGTCGGATTTTGCGCGGCATCCCACGCTTAAGATCGGTCTGAGCAACGAATTCATGCAGCGTGCCGATGGCTGGCCGGGTGTGCGTGCGGCGTACGCGCTGCCGCAAACCGCAACCGGGCTGGATCACGACTTGGCCTATCGCGCGCTGCAGAACGGTGCGATCGAAGTCACCGATCTGTACAGCACCGATGCGGAAATTCCGTATTACCAACTGCAGGTGCTGCGCGACGACCGCCACTATTTCCCCGATTACCAAGCGATTTTTTTATATCGCAAGGATCTGGCGCAACGCTCGCCGGCAATGTTGCAGGCTTTGCAGGGGCTGCAAGGGCACATCGATGAAGCCACCATGCAGCGGCTCAACGCGCAGGTAAAACTGGAGCGGCAGTCCGAAGCGGCGGTTGCCGCGCATTGGTTGGGCCTCACGCCGGCCTCTGAAACGGATTCGCGTGTGGCGCGCTTGCTTCGGTATACGCGCGAGCACCTGGCGTTGGTCGGCATTTCGCTGGGGCTGGCGTTGCTGCTTGCGCTGCCGCTGGGTGTGCTGGCAGCGCGGCGTCCACGCCTGGGGCAGGTGGTGTTGTCCTTGACCGGTGTGCTGCAGACGCTGCCGTCGCTGGCCGTGTTCGTTTTCATGATTCCGTTGTTCGGTATCGGCGCCAAACCAGCGATTGCCGCGCTGTTTCTGTATAGCCTGCTGCCGATCGTACGCAATACCCACGCTGGGCTGACCTCGATCCCGCGCGAGCTGCGCCAGACCGCGCACGCGATTGGGTTACCGGCGTGGACGCGCCTGTGGCGTGTGGAACTGCCGCTGGCCCGCCGCACGATTGTGGCCGGCATCCAGACTGCCGCGGTGATCAATGTGGGTACCGCCACGCTGGGCGCGTTGATCGGCGCAGGCGGCTACGGTCAGCCGATTCTCACTGGCATCCGCCTCGACGATCTCGGCTTGATTTTGGAAGGCGCCCTTCCCGCCGCCGTGCTGGCACTGCTGGTGCAGGCGGCGTTCGAAGGACTGGAGCGCTGGGCGACGCCGCGCGGGTTGCGGATCAGTCAGCGGCAGTGA